The Candidatus Limnocylindrales bacterium genome has a segment encoding these proteins:
- a CDS encoding response regulator, producing MLETDHFPKALVIDSDPSSRKSLEEMLNEQGYQVRGVGGIGEAAPFFKDENFSLIIGEFGFPGSDETQILEFVRRLRSKAKIILIAPNLGAEMYIKARAYGAFDCIDKSLEKSALREIIKLKNYDLSHIL from the coding sequence ATGCTAGAAACAGATCATTTTCCCAAGGCTTTGGTCATAGACTCGGATCCCAGTAGTCGAAAAAGTCTGGAGGAAATGCTGAATGAACAGGGTTATCAGGTCAGAGGGGTTGGGGGAATAGGTGAAGCAGCCCCGTTTTTTAAGGATGAAAATTTTTCTCTGATTATCGGTGAGTTTGGATTTCCAGGATCCGATGAAACCCAAATTTTAGAATTTGTGCGGCGTTTAAGATCCAAAGCCAAAATAATTTTGATTGCTCCTAACTTAGGGGCGGAAATGTATATTAAAGCTCGAGCTTATGGAGCCTTCGATTGTATCGACAAATCCTTAGAGAAATCGGCTTTAAGGGAAATTATCAAACTAAAAAACTATGACCTTTCCCATATTTTGTGA
- a CDS encoding ABC transporter ATP-binding protein, which yields MYGTQLLTNRKQTDEMLFQIKDLSLTLYGQGKPARILNNIDLYIRESEVVGLIGETGSGKSLTALTALRLLPPSISASVEGEVFFEGRDLLQEDEDYLRTIRGSRICIIFQDPMSYLNPVLTVGRQLVDVILAHNLLGESSRRFPLYKGDLRKKATAHALQILKDVGIPRQEVILRSYPHELSGGMGQRVLIAMALLCNPRLIIADEPTASLDVTLQVQILKLLKQRVQERKTALLLISHDLGIIRSLCHRVYVMYAGEIVESGDVETVIHKPAHPYTQKLINAIPSRELDKRLTGIEGTVCDFTEPPPGCRFEPRCSSRMLVCKLEKPILIEFEPNHQVSCFLYENRNHLE from the coding sequence ATGTACGGTACCCAACTTCTTACAAACAGAAAGCAAACAGATGAAATGTTGTTCCAGATTAAAGACCTGAGTCTTACTCTGTACGGTCAGGGAAAACCAGCTCGCATTTTGAATAACATTGATCTTTATATTAGAGAATCGGAAGTTGTGGGATTGATAGGAGAAACTGGTAGTGGAAAGTCATTAACAGCACTCACAGCGCTTCGTTTACTTCCACCTTCGATATCGGCTTCTGTAGAAGGAGAAGTGTTTTTCGAGGGAAGAGATTTACTTCAAGAGGATGAGGATTATCTTCGAACCATTCGGGGGAGCAGGATTTGTATTATTTTCCAGGATCCGATGAGTTATTTAAATCCTGTTTTGACGGTGGGAAGACAACTGGTGGATGTTATTCTGGCTCATAACCTTCTGGGAGAAAGTTCTCGGCGATTTCCTTTATACAAAGGGGATCTACGAAAAAAAGCTACCGCTCATGCCCTTCAAATCCTCAAGGATGTTGGGATTCCCAGACAGGAAGTAATTTTGAGGAGCTATCCCCATGAGCTAAGTGGTGGGATGGGACAAAGGGTTTTGATCGCGATGGCGCTTCTATGTAATCCCCGATTGATTATCGCCGATGAACCTACGGCCTCCCTGGATGTGACCCTACAAGTCCAAATTCTCAAACTTTTGAAACAGAGGGTTCAGGAACGTAAGACGGCCCTGCTCCTCATATCCCATGATCTGGGTATTATCCGTTCTCTATGCCATCGGGTTTATGTCATGTATGCGGGTGAAATCGTAGAGTCAGGGGATGTCGAGACGGTGATCCATAAGCCTGCACATCCCTATACCCAAAAACTTATTAATGCCATTCCGAGTCGTGAGTTGGATAAGAGATTAACCGGTATAGAAGGGACGGTTTGTGATTTTACAGAACCTCCTCCAGGATGTCGATTTGAACCGCGATGTTCAAGTAGAATGCTTGTCTGTAAGTTGGAAAAACCTATTCTCATCGAGTTTGAACCCAACCATCAAGTAAGTTGTTTTCTCTATGAAAACCGAAACCATCTTGAATAA